A region of the Agrobacterium sp. RAC06 genome:
CCTTCCGGCGGATCCCAGCGGGGGACCACGATACCTTTTGGCGGATCGCGGCCGACGGCGACCCAGGAGCGCAGGTAATAGAGGAAGATGACGGCCAGGCCGCCGAAGCCGATGATGGTGTTGAGGTTGTCGCGGATGAACCACCAGGTGCTGTCTTCCGACGAGGGCGCTGCCACCACGCCCTTGTCGAAGGCGAGCACGATGGTCAGGCCTTCGTTCGGGCTCAGTGGCTGCGTGGTCTGGAATTCGAGACCGTTCGATCCCGGGATTTCACGGGCGTTCTGAGCGGTGGAACCCGATGGACCGGTGTAGACGGTGGTTCTTGTCGGAACGGCATCATCTGGAAGCGTGACGGTCGCGCCCGCGCGATCGATCGGGAAGAGCCAGCCATTGCCTGTCACGTTCCAATAGAGCTCGTCGTGATCGTCGAAGTAACGGATTTGCCGGCCGGTCCGGTAGGTTATGGTGTAGGTGTATTCGCCTGGCTGGAGGAAGACGTCGGCTGAGCCGGTATAGATACGGATGCCGCCGGAGACGGTTTCGGTATGGTTGGCTTCCGGCCGACCGTCCCGTTCAACCGAAATCAGCTCGAAATCGACCTTCTGGCGAAAGCCCCGCGCATCCTGGGCATAAAGCGGGAAGTCGCGGAAAATTCCGCGCCTGATCTCGTTGCCCTCGGCATTGACGGTGATCGTTTCCGTCATCTCGATCGTAGCGTCGGGCAGGACCACGATATCGGCGTGGTAGTCGCGGATGACCTCTTCAGCCTGCGCGCCGCATGCCATCCAGAGAAAGAGAAGGAAGGCGGAGCACAGGCGAAGCAGTGAGGTCATTTCGGATCGTTCCTGACGAGTTCGACGCCGAGTGAGGCGAGCGCATCCCAGTAGGCGGGATAGGTCTTGGCGACACAACCGGGGTCGAGGATGGTGATGTCGCGGATCTTGAGACCCGCGAGCGCAAAGCTCATGGCGATGCGGTGATCGGCGAAGGTATCGATGTCAGCCGGCAGCGACTGGCCTGCGAGCGACGGGTCCGAGAAGACCACGAGGTCGTCGCCCTCTTCCTTGGCCAGGCCCTCGCGGATGTTGTTGAGGCCAGTGGAGACGGCGCGGATGCGGTCGCATTCCTTGACGCGCAAGTTCTCGATGCCAACGAAGCGCACGGGCGTCTCGTTGAAGGCGGCGAGCACGGCAATCGTCGGGATCGCATCCTGCATCTGACTGCCATCGATCACGGCCGGCATGTTCGGGAACTGGGCGATCACGTCATAGGCCTTTGCGTCCGGCTGGGTGAAGGCATCCGATGGCGTGCCGATATCGATCTGGCCGTTGGTCAGGACTTCCGCGCCCCAGAGATAGGTGGCGGCAGAGGCATCCGGCTCGATGTGGAAATCGGTCGCGGTATAGCCGGTTGGCTGGATGACCCAGGAGGCCGATGTCGGCTGCTCGACCCTGGCGCCGAAGGCGCGCATGGCCGACATCGTCAGGTCGATGTAGCCTCGGGCGCCGATATCGGCACCGGCAAGCTCGATGGTGAACGGCTCCGAACCGCAGGCCGCCGCCATCTGGAGGGCCGAGACATACTGGCTCGAAAGGCCGGCATCGATGACCACGTGGTTCTTCTTGAAAGCGCCGTTGGCGTCGATCGCGACCGGAGGGCAACCGGAGGGCGCGGCGATGGCAACGCCGAGCGATTGCAGCGCCTCGACCAGCGGCTTGATCGGCCGCTTGCGCATGTGCTCGTCGCCATCAACGACGTAGCGGCCCTTGCCCAAAGCGAGTGCTGCGGTGAGGAATCGAGTGGCTGTGCCGGCATTGCCCAGGAAAAGCGGTTCCGCAGGCGACTTCAACTCGCCCGTGCTGGTGACGACGAAGGTGGTCGCATCCGGCTCCTCGACGGTGACGCCCATCTGACGGAGCGCTTCGGCCATGTAGCGGGTGTCGTCGCTCTTCAGCGCGCCGGTCAGGCGGCTCGTCCCCTTGGCGAGGCCTGCGAGCAGCAAAGCACGGTTGGTGATGGATTTCGAACCCGGAGGGCTCACCTTGCCGGTGAGGGCATGGGTGGGCGGAAGGATGGTCACACTGTCAGTCGTCATTGATCTCAGTCTCTATGCATGGTCTTCAGCAGGCCTGCAAAGAAGCATGCTTTGCCTGTTTAACCGGTCGCGGGTTCTGGTTGGAAAACCTTAGAACAGTTTTCCGGAACCCGCTGGAAGTGGACGTCAGAACTTGACCGTCGGTACCGCACGGTCGGCCTCGTTGGCAATCTCGAAATAGGGTTTCTTCGAGAAGCCGAACTGGCCGGCGACGAGGTTGTTGGGGAAGCTCTCGACCTTGACGTTCAGATCGCGGGCCGCGCCATTGTAATAGCGGCGCGACATCTGGATCTCGCCTTCAACGGTTTCGAGCGAACGCTGCAGCTCGAGGAAGTTCTCGTTGGCCTTCAGATCCGGATAGGCTTCGGCCAGCGCGATGATCCGGCCCAGCGCCGCCCCGAGCAGGCCTTCGGCCTGGGCGCGGCCAGCGACATCGCCCGCCGGCACGGCCTGGGCCTTGTTGCGCAATTCGACGACGTTCTCCAGCGTCTCCTTCTCATGGCCGGCATACCCCTTCACCGTCTCGATCAGATTGGGGATGAGATCTGCCCGGCGCTTCAACTGCACATCAATGCCCGACCAGGCTTCCTCCGCCATCTGCCGGGCCTTGACCAGACCGTTGTAGATGAAGACGAGGTAGGCGCCGATGGCGGCGATGATGGCCAGTGTCGTAAACATGAATGGCAGGCTCCCAGCTGATATGGCCGCACGTTAGCGGGTCAATATGGGAAAGTCATGATCGAAGTTCCGGCAAGCCCGAGACGGCGAGCCGGAAAACGCCATGGAAGTTTGCTTCAAATTCGACACATACGGGAGCCGCTCTGTTAATCCGAGACCACTAATGTGAGCATTCGGTAGGTTTTTGCAGCGGAGCTGTCGCATGCAAGCTATGACCTGGAATACTCTGCCCTCGTGGGCCCTGCTCGCCAGCCGCGAAATTCTGAAGGCGGCGATCCCAGATCGACGGCTCAGCGATACGCTGAAGGAAATTCTTTCGATCATCACTGCGCTACCGCAACTCGATCTTTCGGAGATGGCGGCGATCTATGTGCGCGACGCGGGACAGGACCGGCAACGGCTGCTGCATCACAACACGGCGGACCAGTTGGACCTGCCGATCGACCTGCCGCCGGGCGTGTGCATGCCCGAATGTATCGCCGAGCGCGAAGACCTCCACCCCTACTGGATACCCATTAGCCTGCCCGGCAATCCGGATTTCGGCATCGGCGTCTTCTTCAGCCGGAGCGAAAGGCCCATCAATC
Encoded here:
- a CDS encoding 3-phosphoshikimate 1-carboxyvinyltransferase — protein: MTTDSVTILPPTHALTGKVSPPGSKSITNRALLLAGLAKGTSRLTGALKSDDTRYMAEALRQMGVTVEEPDATTFVVTSTGELKSPAEPLFLGNAGTATRFLTAALALGKGRYVVDGDEHMRKRPIKPLVEALQSLGVAIAAPSGCPPVAIDANGAFKKNHVVIDAGLSSQYVSALQMAAACGSEPFTIELAGADIGARGYIDLTMSAMRAFGARVEQPTSASWVIQPTGYTATDFHIEPDASAATYLWGAEVLTNGQIDIGTPSDAFTQPDAKAYDVIAQFPNMPAVIDGSQMQDAIPTIAVLAAFNETPVRFVGIENLRVKECDRIRAVSTGLNNIREGLAKEEGDDLVVFSDPSLAGQSLPADIDTFADHRIAMSFALAGLKIRDITILDPGCVAKTYPAYWDALASLGVELVRNDPK
- a CDS encoding LemA family protein, translating into MFTTLAIIAAIGAYLVFIYNGLVKARQMAEEAWSGIDVQLKRRADLIPNLIETVKGYAGHEKETLENVVELRNKAQAVPAGDVAGRAQAEGLLGAALGRIIALAEAYPDLKANENFLELQRSLETVEGEIQMSRRYYNGAARDLNVKVESFPNNLVAGQFGFSKKPYFEIANEADRAVPTVKF